One Vitis riparia cultivar Riparia Gloire de Montpellier isolate 1030 chromosome 4, EGFV_Vit.rip_1.0, whole genome shotgun sequence genomic window carries:
- the LOC117912116 gene encoding protein Mpv17-like, producing the protein MKLLRLWKWYQDCLAVHPVKTQIISSGLIWGFGDICAQTITHTTAKRHHQIGDEDKELKINWRRVATTSLFGFGFVGPVGHFWYEGLDRLIRHRLQLQPKSFRFVAAKVAIDGIIFGPLDLLVFFSYMGFSTGKSVAQVKEDVKRDFLPALILEGGIWPIVQVVNFRFIPVRYQLLYVNFFCLLDSSFLSWVEQQQDAPWKQWFTSFLALKEKEGQGG; encoded by the exons ATGAAGCTGTTGAGGCTGTGGAAATGGTATCAGGATTGTTTGGCTGTACATCCAGTGAAGACCCAGATCATTAGCTCTGGTTTGATTTGGGGGTTTGGTGATATATGTGCGCAGACCATCACTCATACCACAGCTAAGAGACATCACCAAATTGGA GATGAAGATAAGGAATTAAAGATCAATTGGAGACGAGTGGCCACCACAAGCTTGTTTGGGTTTGGATTTGTTGGACCAGTTGGCCACTTCTG GTATGAAGGATTGGACCGATTGATTAGGCATCGACTTCAACTGCAACCAAAATCCTTCCGGTTTGTGGCTGCTAAAGTAGCAATTGATGGGATCATTTTTGGGCCCTTGGATCTACTTGTGTTTTTCAGCTACATGGGGTTTTCTACTGGGAAGAGTGTTGCTCAAGTTAAGGAAGATGTGAAGAGGGATTTTCTTCCAGCCTTGATTCTGGAAGGGGGAATATGGCCCATCGTTCAGGTTGTGAATTTCCGTTTCATTCCCGTAAGGTACCAACTGCTCTACGTCAACTTCTTCTGTTTGTTGGACAGTTCATTTTTGTCATGGGTTGAGCAGCAGCAAGATGCTCCTTGGAAGCAATGGTTCACATCTTTCCtggctttaaaagaaaaagaaggccAAGGTGGATGA
- the LOC117912115 gene encoding pentatricopeptide repeat-containing protein At3g54980, mitochondrial-like, which translates to MGFVLRVLSVAKRGLRPQFVLIPCRSQRLFCDKPLVSNPLLIKLLQESISRIKTVLDSEDNFTFKSSDFSWDILLTTLKSSSPAKAHLVLEWRLEKMVRDNERDLVPYLELIFLCSKVQNVPFAMQVFNSMEAHGIKLTSSVFNALIYTCLSSGNVMTALSLFEIMQSSENCKPNSETYNTFISVYSNLGNDKAMQASYLAKKGAGFSADLRTYESLISGCVRSRNFDCADRFYEEMMLSGIMPNGQILENILRGLCEQRSISKVEQLLKFMMDGEWEINVPMAEKLMGLYFEHGTVEKMEELLLNLMNSNQSFEVLQQVHCGIIRMHAMLDRLDDMEYSVGRMLKQGMSFRCPDDIEKVVCAYFRQEAYDRLDLFLGHIKGSYKLTKSTYDLLVAGYRRAGLSEKLDLVMDGMKLAGFF; encoded by the exons atgggcTTTGTCCTTAGGGTTTTATCAGTAGCTAAAAGGGGTTTAAGGCCTCAGTTTGTTCTAATTCCTTGTAGATCTCAACGCTTGTTTTGCGACAAGCCATTGGTTTCAAATCCTTTGCTCATCAAATTACTTCAGGAATCCATTTCTCGGATCAAAACTGTACTCGATTCAGAGGACAATTTTACCTTCAAAAGTTCAGATTTCTCCTGGGATATTCTCCTCACTACTCTCAAATCTTCATCTCCTGCGAAAGCTCACCTG GTCTTGGAATGGAGATTAGAGAAAATGGTGAGAGACAATGAGAGGGACCTTGTGCCTTATTTGGAGTTGATATTTCTATGCAGCAAGGTCCAAAATGTCCCATTTGCAATGCAAGTCTTTAATTCAATGGAGGCTCATGGAATCAAGTTGACTTCTTCTGTTTTTAATGCACTGATATACACTTGCCTGTCTTCAGGTAATGTAATGACAGCCCTTAGCTTATTTGAGATAATGCAGAGCTCAGAGAACTGTAAACCCAATTCTGAAACCTATAATACTTTCATATCTGTGTACTCAAACTTGGGAAACGATAAGGCCATGCAGGCATCGTACTTGGCCAAAAAGGGTGCTGGGTTCTCTGCAGATCTTCGAACTTATGAATCTCTCATTTCGGGTTGTGTTAGATCAAGAAATTTTGATTGTGCTGATAGATTTTATGAAGAAATGATGTTATCAGGGATCATGCCTAATGGGCAGATATTGGAGAATATACTCAGGGGCCTTTGTGAGCAGAGAAGCATTAGTAAAGTTGAACAGCTCTTAAAGTTTATGATGGATGGTGAGTGGGAGATTAATGTGCCAATGGCAGAGAAGCTCATGGGGTTGTATTTTGAACATGGGACAGTGGAAAAGATGGAGGAGCTGCTTCTAAATTTAATGAACTCGAATCAAAGTTTTGAAGTCTTGCAGCAGGTGCATTGCGGAATTATCAGGATGCATGCCATGTTAGATAGATTGGATGATATGGAATACTCTGTTGGGAGGATGTTAAAGCAAGGGATGTCATTCAGATGCCCAGATGACATCGAGAAAGTGGTTTGTGCGTACTTCAGGCAGGAAGCTTATGATAGACTGGACTTGTTTTTGGGACATATAAAGGGTTCTTACAAGTTAACAAAATCAACTTATGACTTGTTGGTTGCTGGCTATCGAAGAGCTGGATTATCTGAGAAACTGGATTTGGTGATGGATGGTATGAAGTTAGCTGGATTTTTCTAA
- the LOC117912114 gene encoding beta-adaptin-like protein A, with protein MAPPAQSQRSPSPSQPSGKGEVSDLKLQLRQHAGSRAPGADDAKRELFKKVISYMTIGIDVSSLFGEMVMCSVTSDIVLKKMCYLYVGNYAKGNPDLALLTINFLQKDCKDEDPMIRGLALRSLCSLRVANLVEYLVGPLGSGLKDSNSYVRTVAASAVLKLYHISASTCVDADFPAMLKHLMLNDPDTQVVANCLSSLQEIWSSEASTSEEASREREALLSKPVIYYFLNRIKEFSEWAQCLVLELVANYVPSDNSEIFDIMNLLEDRLQHANGAVVLATIKVFLQLTLSMADVHQQVYERIKAPLLTLVSSGSQEQSYAVLSHLHLLVMRAPILFSSDYKHFYCQYNEPSYVKKLKLEMLTAVANESNTYEIVTELCEYAANVDIPIARESIRAVGKIALQQYDVNAIVDRLLQFLEMEKDYVTAETLVLVKDLLRKYPQWSHDCIAVVGNISSKNVQEPKAKAALIWMLGEYSQDMHDAPYVLESVVDNWDDEHSAEVRLHLLTAVLKCFLKRPPETQKALGAALAAGLADFHQDVHDRALFYYRLLQYNVSVAERVVNPPKQAVSVFADTQSSEVKDRIFDEFNSLSVVYQKPSYMFTDKEHRGPFEFSDELGSLSIGADSADNVVPAQRVEANDKDLLLSTSEKEESRGATNNGSAYNAPMYDGTSMPTGASQLQSELAISNTMVPSHSPSSSLAVDDLLGLGVPLAPASPPPPPPPLKLNEKAVLDPGTFQQKWRQLPISLSQDYSMSPQGVAALTRPQAFLRHMQGHSIHCIASGGQAPNFKFFFFAQKAEEPSTFLVECIINTSSAKGQIKIKADDQSMSQAFSTSFQSALSKFGTT; from the exons ATGGCTCCTCCGGCACAATCTCAACGATCTCCATCACCTTCTCAACCTTCTGG AAAAGGTGAAGTCTCAGATCTAAAGTTGCAGCTCCGGCAGCATGCTGGCAGCCGGGCACCAGGTGCTGATGATGCAAAGCGGGAGCTGTTCAAGAAGGTGATCTCATACATGACAATTGGCATTGATGTGTCGTCGCTTTTTGGTGAGATGGTGATGTGTTCAGTGACATCTGACATTGTTCTGAAGAAGATGTGTTATCTCTATGTTGGGAACTATGCTAAGGGAAATCCTGATCTTGCACTTCTAACGATCAATTTCCTTCAGAAGGATTGTAAGGATGAGGATCCAATGATTCGTGGGCTTGCTCTGAGGAGTCTTTGTTCGCTGCGAGTGGCGAATTTGGTGGAGTACTTGGTGGGTCCCTTGGGATCAGGGCTGAAAGATAGTAATAGTTATGTAAGGACGGTGGCAGCTAGTGCAGTTCTGAAATTATATCACATATCAGCTTCAACATGTGTTGATGCAGATTTTCCAGCAATGCTTAAGCATTTAATGCTTAATGATCCAGATACTCAA gtAGTTGCAAATTGTTTATCATCTCTACAAGAGATCTGGAGCTCAGAAGCAAGTACCTCTGAGGAAGCATCCAGGGAGAGAGAAGCTTTGCTTAGCAAGCCAGTGATATATTACTTTTTGAATCG GATCAAGGAATTCAGTGAATGGGCACAGTGTCTCGTACTTGAGTTGGTCGCTAATTATGTACCTTCAGATAACAGTGAAATATTTGACATTATGAATCTCCTGGAGGATAGACTTCAGCATGCAAATGGTGCTGTTGTCCTAGCAACGATCAAGGTGTTTCTACAATTGACCTTGTCCATGGCTGATGTTCATCAGCAG gTGTATGAACGGATTAAAGCCCCTTTGCTTACCTTAGtgagctcaggaagtcaagaacaATCTTATGCAGTTTTAAGCCACCTTCATCTCCTGGTGATGCGGGCACCCATTCTATTTTCCTCCGACTACAAACACTTCTATTGCCAGTACAATGAGCCATCTTATGTTAAGAAGTTGAAACTCGAAATGTTGACTGCAGTGGCAAATGAGAGCAATACTTATGAAATTG TGACggaattatgtgaatatgctgCAAATGTTGATATTCCCATTGCAAGAGAGTCAATCCGGGCTGTTGGGAAAATAGCACTGCAGCAGTATGATGTGAATGCTATCGTTGATAGGCTTCTTCAATTTCTTGAGATGGAGAAGGACTATGTGACTGCTGAAACTCTG GTGCTTGTAAAAGATCTGCTAAGGAAATATCCACAATGGAGTCATGATTGCATTGCCGTTGTTGGGAATATCAGCAGCAAAAATGTTCAGGAGCCCAAGGCCAAGGCAGCTCTTATATGGATGTTGGGGGAATATTCTCAGGACATGCATGACGCTCCTTACGTTTTAGAAAGTGTAGTTGACAATTGGGATGATGAGCATTCTGCCGAG GTTCGATTGCATCTTCTTACAGCAGTACTCAAGTGTTTCCTGAAAAGGCCTCCTGAGACTCAGAAAGCATTGGGAGCTGCATTGGCTGCTGGTCTTGCTGATTTTCACCAG GATGTTCATGATAGAGCCTTATTCTACTACAGGCTTTTGCAATACAATGTATCTGTGGCAGAGCGTGTTGTGAACCCTCCAAAGCAAGCTGTTTCAGTCTTTGCAGATACTCAAAGCAGTGAAGTCAAAGATCGCATATTTGACGAATTTAACAGTCTATCTGTTGTATATCAAAAG CCATCTTACATGTTTACAGATAAGGAACACCGGGGCCCATTTGAGTTCTCAGACGAACTTGGAAGTCTATCTATTGGGGCAGATTCTGCAGATAATGTCGTTCCAGCTCAGAGAGTTGAGGCAAATGACAAGGATCTGCTTCTAAGTACTTCAGAGAAGGAAGAAAGTAGAGGTGCCACTAACAATGGTTCTGCTTACAATGCTCCTATGTATGATGGTACTTCTATGCCCACAGGTGCTTCACAATTGCAATCTGAACTGGCAATTTCAAACACAATGGTACCATCCCACTCTCCATCATCAAGCTTGGCCGTTGATGATCTGCTCGGTCTAGGTGTACCACTTGCACCTGcatctcctcctcctcctcctcctcctttgAAGCTTAATGAAAAAGCTGTTCTAGATCCAGGCACCTTTCAGCAAAAATGGCGCCAACTACCAATTTCTTTATCACAG GATTACAGCATGAGTCCTCAAGGAGTTGCTGCATTGACAAGACCTCAAGCCTTCCTCCGGCACATGCAGGGCCACTCCATCCACTGCATTGCCTCAGGTGGTCAAGCCCCAAACTTCAAGTTCTTTTTCTTCGCGCAAAAAGCAGAAGAACCGTCAACCTTTCTTGTAGAGTGTATAATCAACACTTCATCAGCTAAAggacaaataaaaatcaaggcCGATGATCAAAGTATGTCACAGGCCTTCTCAACTTCATTCCAATCAGCCTTGTCTAAATTCGGAACAACATAG